Proteins encoded by one window of Azospirillum brasilense:
- the cysS gene encoding cysteine--tRNA ligase: MPLDLYNTLTRRKERFEPMSPDRVGMYVCGPTVYDTAHIGNARPVVVFDLLFRLLQRLYPAVTYVRNITDVDDKIIDRSRDSGEPIEALTKRTADLYHADMDALNALRPTIEPRATHHISHMVALIGLLIERGHAYAAEGHVLFSVPSMAEYGQLSRRSLDELIAGARVEVAPYKRDSSDFVLWKPSADDQPGWDSPWGRGRPGWHIECSAMAKEHLGVTFDIHGGGLDLIFPHHENEIAQSRCAHDGEPLARYWVHNGFVTVEGEKMSKSLGNFFTVHELLDEFPGEAIRLTLMSAHYRQPLDFTREGLKQSKATLDRWYQALRGEPAPADAELPFDVLAALEDDLNSPLAISHLHELASAVNKATGDAGKAAAKGALRAAGEALGLLQQDPEAWFRWAPKGAAALSDADIQQRIEDRLAARKAKNYAEADRIRKELADLGIVLEDGPQGTTWKRA; this comes from the coding sequence GTGCCGCTGGACCTCTACAACACGCTGACCCGCCGCAAGGAACGCTTCGAGCCGATGAGTCCGGACCGGGTGGGCATGTATGTGTGTGGACCCACGGTCTACGACACCGCGCACATCGGCAACGCCCGCCCGGTGGTGGTGTTCGACCTGCTGTTCCGGCTGCTGCAGCGGCTGTACCCGGCAGTGACCTACGTCCGCAACATCACCGACGTGGACGACAAGATCATCGACCGCTCGCGCGACAGCGGGGAGCCGATCGAGGCGCTGACCAAGCGCACCGCGGACCTCTACCACGCCGACATGGACGCGCTGAACGCGCTGCGCCCGACCATCGAGCCGCGCGCCACGCACCACATCTCGCACATGGTCGCGCTGATCGGGCTGCTGATCGAGCGCGGCCACGCCTACGCCGCGGAAGGGCACGTGCTGTTCTCCGTGCCGTCGATGGCGGAGTACGGGCAGCTCTCCCGCCGCTCGCTGGATGAACTGATCGCCGGCGCCCGCGTCGAGGTCGCCCCCTACAAGCGCGACTCCTCCGACTTCGTGCTGTGGAAGCCGAGCGCCGATGACCAGCCCGGCTGGGACAGCCCGTGGGGCCGCGGCCGGCCGGGCTGGCACATCGAATGCTCGGCCATGGCCAAGGAGCATCTGGGCGTCACCTTCGACATCCACGGCGGCGGGCTGGACCTGATCTTCCCGCACCATGAGAACGAGATCGCCCAGAGCCGCTGCGCCCACGACGGCGAACCGCTGGCCCGCTACTGGGTCCACAACGGCTTCGTGACCGTCGAGGGCGAGAAGATGTCCAAGTCGCTGGGCAACTTCTTCACCGTGCACGAGCTGCTGGACGAGTTCCCCGGCGAGGCCATCCGGCTGACGCTGATGAGCGCCCACTACCGCCAGCCGCTGGACTTCACCCGCGAGGGGCTGAAGCAGTCCAAGGCGACGCTCGACCGCTGGTACCAGGCGCTGCGCGGCGAGCCCGCCCCGGCGGATGCCGAGCTGCCGTTCGATGTCTTGGCCGCTCTGGAGGACGACCTCAACAGCCCGCTCGCCATCTCCCACCTGCACGAGTTGGCCTCGGCGGTGAACAAGGCGACGGGGGACGCCGGAAAGGCCGCCGCCAAGGGCGCGCTGCGCGCCGCCGGCGAGGCGCTGGGCCTGCTCCAGCAGGACCCGGAGGCGTGGTTCCGCTGGGCGCCGAAGGGGGCCGCCGCCCTGTCCGACGCCGATATCCAGCAGCGCATCGAGGACCGTCTGGCCGCCCGCAAGGCCAAGAACTACGCGGAGGCCGACCGCATCCGCAAGGAATTGGCCGACCTCGGCATCGTCCTGGAGGACGGCCCGCAGGGCACGACCTGGAAGCGCGCCTGA
- the gltX gene encoding glutamate--tRNA ligase, translating into MSVAVRFAPSPTGLLHVGNVRLALVNWLFARKAGGNVLLRLDDTDEERSKPEYAEGIERDLTWLGLTWDRFARESDRYGRYDEVAAALKASGRLYPCYETPEELNLKRASLVSQGRPPIYDRAALRLTDADRARLESEGRTPHWRFKLEHKPVEWTDLVRGPVHFEGAALSDPVLIREDGRPLYTLTSVVDDADLAITHVIRGEDHVANTAVQIQIFEAVGGVVPVFAHLPLLTDATGQGLSKRLGSLSVASLREEEGIEPMALASLLAKLGTSDAIEPRLTLDELVAEFDIAKVSRATPKFDPEELLRLNARILHLLPFERVAGELAALGLDDADAAFWEAVRPNLSRVAEARDWWAVTHAPVAPAADDPAFLAEAAALLPEEPWDLSTWGTWTGAVKARTGRKGKDLFLPLRRALTGRDHGPELKNLLPLIGRTRAQKRLAGETA; encoded by the coding sequence ATGTCCGTCGCCGTCCGCTTCGCCCCCAGCCCGACCGGTCTCCTCCATGTCGGCAACGTGCGCCTCGCGCTGGTCAACTGGCTGTTCGCGCGCAAGGCGGGCGGCAATGTCCTGCTGCGCCTCGACGACACGGACGAGGAGCGCTCCAAGCCGGAATACGCGGAGGGGATCGAGCGCGACCTAACCTGGCTCGGCTTGACCTGGGACCGCTTCGCGCGGGAGAGCGACCGCTACGGCCGCTATGACGAGGTGGCGGCGGCGCTGAAGGCCAGCGGGCGGCTCTATCCCTGCTACGAGACGCCGGAGGAGCTGAACCTCAAGCGCGCCAGCCTCGTCTCGCAGGGCCGCCCGCCGATCTACGACCGGGCGGCGCTGCGCCTGACCGACGCCGACCGCGCCCGCCTGGAGTCGGAGGGGCGCACGCCGCACTGGCGCTTCAAGCTGGAGCACAAACCGGTGGAATGGACCGACCTCGTGCGCGGGCCGGTGCATTTCGAGGGGGCGGCGCTCAGCGACCCCGTGCTGATCCGCGAGGACGGGCGCCCGCTCTACACGCTGACCAGCGTGGTGGACGACGCCGACCTTGCCATCACCCACGTCATCCGCGGCGAGGACCATGTCGCCAACACGGCGGTGCAGATCCAGATCTTCGAGGCGGTTGGTGGAGTGGTGCCGGTCTTCGCCCATCTGCCGCTGCTGACCGACGCGACGGGACAGGGCCTGTCCAAGCGGCTGGGCAGCCTGTCCGTGGCCAGCTTGCGCGAGGAGGAGGGGATCGAGCCGATGGCGCTGGCCAGCCTGCTCGCCAAGCTCGGCACCTCCGACGCCATCGAGCCGCGGCTGACGCTGGACGAGTTGGTGGCCGAGTTCGACATCGCCAAGGTGTCCCGCGCCACCCCGAAGTTCGACCCGGAGGAGCTGCTGCGGCTGAACGCCCGCATCCTCCATCTGCTGCCCTTCGAGCGGGTCGCCGGGGAACTGGCCGCGCTCGGTCTGGATGATGCCGACGCCGCCTTCTGGGAGGCGGTGCGCCCCAATCTGTCGCGCGTCGCCGAGGCCCGCGATTGGTGGGCGGTGACCCACGCCCCGGTCGCCCCGGCGGCAGACGATCCCGCCTTCCTGGCCGAGGCGGCGGCCCTGCTGCCGGAGGAGCCGTGGGACCTCTCCACCTGGGGCACCTGGACGGGTGCGGTGAAGGCGAGGACGGGTCGGAAGGGCAAGGATTTGTTCCTCCCCCTGCGCCGCGCCCTCACCGGGCGGGACCATGGACCGGAATTGAAGAACCTGCTACCCCTGATCGGCCGAACCCGCGCGCAGAAGCGCCTCGCGGGAGAGACCGCGTAA
- the ipdC gene encoding indolepyruvate/phenylpyruvate decarboxylase, whose amino-acid sequence MKLAEALLRALKDRGAQAMFGIPGDFALPFFKVAEETQILPLHTLSHEPAVGFAADAAARYSSTLGVAAVTYGAGAFNMVNAVAGAYAEKSPVVVISGAPGTTEGNAGLLLHHQGRTLDTQFQVFKEITVAQARLDDPAKAPAEIARVLGAARALSRPVYLEIPRNMVNAEVEPVGDDPAWPVDRDALAACADEVLAAMRSATSPVLMVCVEVRRYGLEAKVAELAQRLGVPVVTTFMGRGLLADAPTPPLGTYIGVAGDAEITRLVEESDGLFLLGAILSDTNFAVSQRKIDLRKTIHAFDRAVTLGYHTYADIPLDGLVDALLERLPPSDRTTRGKEPHAYPTGLQEDGEPIAPMDIARAVNDRVRAGQEPLLIAADMGDCLFTAMDMIDAGLMAPGYYAGMGFGVPAGIGAQCVSGGKRILTVVGDGAFQMTGWELGNCRRLGIDPIVILFNNASWEMLRTFQPESAFNDLDDWRFAEMAAGMGGDGVRVRTRAELKAALDKAFATRGRFQLIEAMIPRGVLSDTLARFVQGQKRLHAAPRE is encoded by the coding sequence ATGAAGCTGGCCGAAGCCCTGCTGCGCGCGCTGAAGGATCGCGGCGCACAGGCCATGTTCGGGATTCCGGGCGATTTCGCCTTGCCCTTCTTCAAGGTGGCGGAGGAGACGCAAATTCTGCCGCTCCACACGCTGAGCCACGAACCGGCGGTGGGCTTCGCGGCGGACGCGGCGGCGCGCTACAGCTCGACGCTGGGGGTGGCGGCGGTCACCTACGGGGCTGGCGCCTTCAACATGGTGAACGCGGTGGCCGGCGCCTACGCCGAGAAGTCGCCGGTCGTCGTCATCTCCGGCGCTCCGGGCACGACGGAGGGCAACGCCGGCCTGCTGCTGCACCACCAGGGGCGCACGCTGGACACGCAGTTCCAGGTGTTCAAGGAGATCACCGTGGCCCAGGCCCGGCTGGACGACCCGGCCAAGGCCCCGGCGGAAATTGCCCGCGTGCTGGGGGCTGCCCGCGCCCTGTCGCGCCCGGTCTATCTGGAAATCCCCCGCAACATGGTCAACGCCGAGGTCGAGCCGGTGGGCGACGACCCGGCTTGGCCGGTGGACCGCGACGCGCTGGCGGCCTGCGCCGACGAGGTGCTGGCGGCGATGCGCTCGGCCACATCGCCGGTGCTGATGGTCTGCGTCGAGGTCCGCCGCTACGGGCTGGAGGCCAAGGTGGCGGAGCTGGCGCAGCGGCTGGGCGTGCCGGTGGTGACCACCTTCATGGGGCGCGGCCTGCTGGCCGACGCGCCGACCCCGCCGCTCGGCACCTACATCGGCGTCGCCGGCGACGCGGAGATCACCCGGCTGGTCGAGGAGTCGGACGGGCTGTTCCTGCTCGGCGCCATCCTCAGCGACACCAACTTCGCGGTGTCCCAGCGCAAGATCGACCTGCGCAAGACCATCCACGCCTTCGACCGGGCGGTGACGCTGGGCTATCACACCTACGCCGACATCCCGCTGGACGGGCTGGTGGACGCCCTGCTGGAGCGGCTGCCGCCGTCCGACCGGACGACCCGCGGCAAGGAGCCCCACGCCTACCCCACCGGCCTCCAGGAGGACGGCGAGCCGATCGCCCCGATGGACATCGCCCGTGCCGTCAACGACCGTGTGCGCGCCGGGCAGGAACCGCTGCTGATCGCGGCGGACATGGGCGACTGCCTGTTCACCGCCATGGACATGATCGACGCCGGGCTGATGGCGCCGGGCTATTACGCTGGCATGGGCTTCGGCGTGCCGGCGGGCATCGGGGCGCAGTGCGTATCGGGCGGCAAGCGCATCCTGACGGTGGTCGGCGACGGCGCCTTCCAGATGACCGGGTGGGAGCTTGGCAACTGCCGACGGCTGGGCATCGACCCCATCGTGATCCTGTTCAACAACGCCAGCTGGGAGATGCTGCGCACCTTCCAGCCCGAATCCGCCTTCAACGACCTGGACGACTGGCGCTTCGCCGAGATGGCGGCGGGCATGGGCGGCGACGGCGTGCGCGTGCGCACGCGGGCGGAGCTGAAGGCGGCGCTGGACAAGGCCTTCGCCACGCGCGGGCGCTTCCAGCTGATCGAGGCGATGATCCCGCGCGGCGTGCTGTCCGACACGCTGGCCCGCTTCGTCCAGGGGCAGAAGCGCCTGCACGCCGCGCCCCGGGAGTAG
- the elbB gene encoding isoprenoid biosynthesis glyoxalase ElbB — translation MAEKPLRIAVVLSGCGVYDGAEIHEAVCTLLAISRAGAEAVCFAPDVPQAHVVDHLTGEEAAETRNVLVESARIARGKVADLATFDAAAVDALIFPGGFGAAKNLCDFAFKGADCTVNPDVEKAVRAMRDAGKPIGALCIAPAILATLFGAEGVELTIGSDAGTAAALESLGAKHSVTGHGGIVTDRRLKVVTSPCYMLDASLAQIAEGAENTVRALIGLAR, via the coding sequence ATGGCGGAGAAGCCGTTGCGGATCGCGGTCGTGCTCTCGGGCTGCGGCGTCTATGACGGGGCGGAGATTCACGAGGCGGTGTGCACCCTGCTGGCGATCAGCCGCGCCGGGGCGGAGGCCGTGTGCTTCGCCCCCGACGTCCCGCAGGCCCACGTCGTCGACCACCTGACCGGCGAGGAGGCGGCGGAAACCCGCAACGTGCTGGTGGAGTCCGCCCGCATCGCCCGCGGCAAGGTCGCCGACCTCGCGACCTTCGACGCGGCGGCGGTGGATGCGCTGATCTTCCCCGGAGGCTTCGGCGCGGCCAAGAACCTGTGCGATTTCGCTTTCAAGGGCGCGGACTGCACGGTCAACCCGGATGTCGAGAAGGCCGTGCGCGCCATGCGCGACGCCGGCAAGCCGATCGGCGCCCTGTGCATCGCCCCGGCCATCCTGGCCACGCTGTTCGGCGCCGAGGGGGTGGAACTCACCATCGGCTCCGACGCCGGGACCGCCGCCGCGCTGGAGAGCCTGGGGGCGAAGCACAGCGTCACCGGCCATGGCGGGATCGTGACCGACCGGCGGCTGAAGGTCGTCACCTCCCCCTGCTACATGCTGGACGCCAGCCTCGCGCAGATCGCCGAGGGCGCCGAGAACACCGTCCGCGCGCTGATCGGGCTGGCCCGCTAA
- a CDS encoding NahK/ErcS family hybrid sensor histidine kinase/response regulator yields MTLIFDWREPSRPPADPPPATLPSNGEDKRLEALERENAKLRRINQVLMDRVERSMDVQGGAFSLFQTAIVLEQKVRERTLELERALRELEDSHRALARAKELADTMRSRLSEAIESVNEGFAIFDADDRLVLCNSKYLALWPEIRDRILPGIRFQEIAELAASSRTIADAYPRPDRWLSERLAQHRALKGPYVYRLADGRWVQVNERRTRDGGVVGVYTDITDIKEHETRRRERELAEKSALLQATLDNIAQGVGVYDRDQRLVAWNERFTGLLRLPAKVAERGAGFADFVLHHAALGDRGLSLKALMMPSCLVEQPWLDDTVLEISRNPMPGGGFVLTFTDITERKRAEQALRDSEERIRLVTDAVPALIAYVDAEQRFRFVNKAYEGWFNRKREEIEGQPMWAALGDLYYEVRRSYVLRALAGEEVTFDLELPGENGAPRYAVATYIPHFGERRGGGKPEVLGYFGLIHDITERRMAAEALADAKDSLERRVVERTAELTRLNSQLQQEIAERIAAEEALRLAKAEAEQANLSKTRFLAAASHDLLQPLNAARLFVSALGDLEQPEPNRGLVDNIDVALASVEDLLSALLDISKLDAGAVRPEIADFPIKSLFGALATEYAAVAKERGLELCVVPSHAVVRSDIRLLRRILQNFLSNALRYTQAKRGAKGGAGRVLVGCRRTREGLRIEVWDTGPGVPADKLDEIFQEFRRLDTPCANERVRGMGLGLAIVERVARMLDHPITVRSQPGRGSVFAVTVPFGRYARPVRALEAPVQTASNRLAGTRVLVIDNEPAVLAGMRALLEGWGCSVATAASGDEALAGLGAVAPDVLFADYHLDDGVIGFTEIARVRERCGADLPSVLITANRTAEVVEEAQARGCHVLNKPVRPAQLRAVMTGLLA; encoded by the coding sequence ATGACGCTCATCTTCGACTGGCGGGAACCGTCCCGCCCACCCGCCGACCCACCACCCGCCACCCTTCCCTCCAACGGCGAGGACAAGCGGCTGGAGGCGCTGGAGCGCGAGAACGCCAAGCTCCGCCGCATCAACCAGGTTCTGATGGACCGGGTGGAGCGGTCGATGGACGTGCAGGGGGGCGCCTTCTCCCTGTTCCAGACCGCCATCGTCCTGGAGCAGAAGGTGCGCGAGCGCACGCTGGAGCTGGAGCGCGCCCTGCGCGAGCTGGAGGACAGCCACCGCGCGCTGGCCCGCGCCAAGGAGCTGGCCGACACCATGCGCAGCCGCCTGTCGGAGGCCATCGAGTCGGTCAACGAGGGCTTCGCCATCTTCGACGCCGACGACCGGCTGGTGCTGTGCAACAGCAAGTATCTGGCCCTGTGGCCGGAGATCCGCGACCGCATCCTGCCGGGCATCCGTTTCCAGGAGATCGCCGAGCTGGCGGCCTCCTCGCGCACCATCGCCGACGCCTACCCGCGGCCCGACCGCTGGCTGTCGGAACGGCTGGCCCAGCACCGGGCGCTGAAGGGCCCCTACGTCTACCGGCTGGCCGACGGGCGCTGGGTCCAGGTCAACGAGCGGCGGACCCGCGACGGCGGGGTGGTCGGCGTCTACACCGACATCACCGACATCAAGGAGCATGAGACCCGCCGCCGCGAGCGCGAGCTTGCCGAGAAGTCGGCGCTCCTCCAGGCGACGCTGGACAACATCGCCCAAGGGGTCGGGGTGTACGACCGCGACCAGCGGCTGGTCGCCTGGAACGAGCGCTTCACCGGCCTGCTGCGCCTGCCCGCCAAGGTGGCGGAACGCGGGGCGGGCTTCGCCGACTTCGTGCTGCATCACGCCGCCCTCGGCGATCGCGGCCTGTCGCTGAAGGCGCTGATGATGCCGAGCTGCCTCGTCGAGCAGCCCTGGCTGGACGACACGGTGCTGGAAATCAGCCGCAACCCCATGCCGGGCGGCGGCTTCGTCCTGACCTTCACCGACATCACCGAGCGCAAGCGCGCCGAGCAGGCGCTGCGCGACAGCGAGGAGCGCATCCGGCTGGTCACCGACGCGGTGCCGGCGCTGATCGCCTATGTCGACGCCGAGCAGCGCTTCCGCTTCGTCAACAAGGCTTACGAGGGCTGGTTCAACCGCAAGCGCGAGGAGATCGAGGGCCAGCCCATGTGGGCGGCGCTGGGCGACCTCTATTACGAGGTGCGGCGCTCCTACGTGCTGCGGGCGCTGGCCGGGGAGGAGGTGACCTTCGATCTGGAGCTGCCCGGCGAGAACGGCGCCCCGCGCTACGCCGTCGCCACCTACATCCCGCATTTCGGCGAGCGGCGCGGCGGCGGCAAGCCGGAGGTGCTGGGCTATTTCGGCCTGATCCACGACATCACCGAGCGGCGGATGGCGGCGGAGGCGCTGGCCGACGCCAAGGACAGCCTGGAGCGCCGCGTCGTCGAGCGCACCGCCGAACTGACCCGGCTCAACAGCCAGCTCCAGCAGGAGATCGCCGAGCGCATCGCGGCGGAGGAGGCGCTGCGTCTCGCCAAGGCGGAGGCGGAGCAGGCCAACCTGTCCAAGACCCGCTTCCTGGCGGCGGCCAGCCACGACCTGCTGCAACCGCTGAACGCGGCGCGGCTGTTCGTCTCGGCGCTGGGCGACCTGGAGCAGCCGGAGCCCAACCGCGGGCTGGTCGACAACATCGACGTCGCCCTGGCGTCGGTTGAGGACCTGCTGTCGGCGCTGCTGGACATCTCCAAGCTGGACGCCGGGGCGGTCCGGCCGGAGATCGCCGATTTCCCGATCAAGAGCCTGTTCGGCGCGCTGGCCACCGAATACGCGGCGGTGGCGAAGGAGCGCGGGCTGGAGCTCTGCGTCGTTCCCAGCCACGCCGTGGTGCGCAGCGACATCCGTCTGCTGCGCCGGATCTTGCAGAACTTCCTGTCCAACGCCCTGCGCTACACCCAGGCAAAGAGGGGGGCGAAAGGAGGCGCCGGGCGCGTGCTGGTCGGCTGCCGGCGGACGCGCGAGGGCTTGCGGATCGAGGTGTGGGACACCGGTCCCGGCGTGCCCGCCGACAAGCTGGACGAGATCTTCCAGGAATTCCGCCGCCTCGACACGCCCTGCGCCAACGAGCGGGTGCGCGGCATGGGCCTCGGCCTCGCCATCGTGGAGCGGGTGGCCCGGATGCTCGACCACCCGATCACCGTGCGCTCCCAGCCGGGACGCGGGTCGGTCTTCGCGGTGACGGTGCCCTTCGGGCGCTACGCCCGCCCGGTGCGCGCGCTGGAGGCGCCGGTGCAGACGGCCTCGAACCGGCTGGCCGGCACGCGGGTGCTGGTGATCGACAACGAGCCGGCGGTGCTCGCCGGGATGCGCGCGCTTCTGGAGGGCTGGGGGTGCAGCGTCGCCACGGCGGCGTCGGGCGACGAGGCGCTGGCCGGGCTGGGGGCGGTGGCGCCGGACGTGCTGTTCGCCGACTATCACCTGGACGACGGGGTGATCGGCTTCACCGAGATCGCACGGGTGCGCGAGCGCTGCGGGGCGGACCTGCCGTCGGTCCTCATCACCGCCAACCGCACCGCCGAGGTGGTGGAGGAGGCGCAGGCCAGGGGCTGCCACGTGCTCAACAAGCCGGTGCGGCCGGCCCAGCTCCGCGCGGTGATGACGGGGCTGCTGGCGTAA
- the nosP gene encoding nitric oxide-sensing protein NosP has product MPMLFGTRIVTSHPASDALLSDAPPSASMPSAPSPPLPRAVSMAEDARAAARDLFEGLCGRNPAAVAELEMVLVFCSAHYDRVELAAALAELFGPVPVVGCTTAGEITPFGYAAGSLVGIGFPRADFTIATQRIDDLDRFSIAEAPRVLRSLMEQRDIALAARADAFPDHGSFAFLMIDGMSRAEEMVVSALHSVLMDIPLFGGSAGDELRFERTFVLHEGRFHTNAAVLMLVTTARRFVVFRTEHFVASDAKMVVTGADPQRRIVTEINAEPAGREYARMVGLEGEPLTPLIFAAYPVVVRVGGEYHVRSIQKVNDDESLTFYCAIDEGIVLTVARGVDPVENLEEMMRKLAAEVGGPPDLVLGCDCILRRLELEQRQLKHVMSAALARHNVVGFCAYGEQYNAMHVNQTFTGVAIGAR; this is encoded by the coding sequence ATGCCGATGCTTTTCGGGACCCGCATTGTGACCAGCCATCCGGCCTCGGACGCTCTCCTCTCCGATGCTCCGCCCAGCGCCTCCATGCCCAGCGCGCCCAGCCCGCCCCTTCCCAGGGCCGTCTCGATGGCGGAGGACGCCCGCGCCGCCGCGCGGGACCTCTTCGAGGGGCTGTGCGGGCGGAACCCCGCCGCCGTCGCCGAGCTGGAGATGGTGCTGGTCTTCTGCTCCGCGCACTATGACCGGGTGGAGCTGGCGGCGGCCCTGGCCGAGCTGTTCGGGCCGGTGCCGGTGGTCGGCTGCACCACGGCGGGGGAGATCACGCCCTTCGGCTACGCCGCCGGGTCGCTGGTCGGGATCGGCTTCCCGCGCGCCGACTTCACCATCGCCACCCAGCGCATCGACGACCTCGACCGCTTCTCCATCGCCGAGGCGCCGCGCGTCCTGCGCAGCCTCATGGAGCAGCGCGACATCGCCCTGGCCGCCCGCGCCGACGCGTTTCCCGACCATGGCAGCTTCGCCTTCCTGATGATCGACGGCATGTCGCGGGCGGAGGAGATGGTGGTCAGCGCGCTGCACAGCGTGCTGATGGACATCCCGCTGTTCGGCGGTTCCGCCGGGGACGAGCTGCGCTTCGAGCGCACCTTCGTCCTGCACGAGGGGCGGTTCCACACCAACGCCGCCGTGCTGATGCTGGTCACCACGGCGCGCCGCTTCGTGGTCTTCCGGACCGAGCATTTCGTGGCGTCCGACGCCAAGATGGTGGTGACCGGCGCCGACCCGCAGCGCCGCATCGTCACCGAGATCAACGCCGAGCCGGCGGGCCGCGAGTACGCCCGCATGGTCGGGCTGGAGGGGGAGCCGCTGACCCCCCTGATCTTCGCCGCCTATCCCGTCGTCGTGCGGGTGGGGGGCGAGTACCATGTCCGCTCCATCCAGAAGGTCAACGACGACGAGAGCCTGACCTTCTACTGCGCCATCGACGAGGGCATCGTGCTGACGGTCGCCCGCGGCGTCGACCCGGTGGAGAATCTCGAGGAGATGATGCGCAAGCTGGCCGCGGAGGTCGGCGGGCCGCCGGACCTCGTGCTCGGCTGCGACTGCATCCTGCGCCGGCTGGAGCTGGAGCAGCGGCAGCTCAAGCACGTCATGTCGGCGGCGTTGGCGCGGCACAACGTCGTCGGCTTCTGCGCCTACGGCGAGCAGTACAACGCCATGCACGTCAACCAGACCTTCACCGGTGTCGCGATAGGTGCGCGATGA
- a CDS encoding acyltransferase family protein, translating to MGGTRDHALDAARSLLMILGVPYHAALIYTPGYDWVMNSPDGIAWIGLFADFIHSFRMPAFFLISGLLITHSLRRHGPRATLTSRASRLLVPLVAMAATLNVAQLWMESRAIDPGLTAGEFVTQTIPAAFWSGGLVYHLWFLVELFISVLALCLTYPLLVALHRRLAARAPGPARWLADPPDWLPPLLLSLVMMGVLGFDNISDLLVTPLVPTNSTAVSIVVSSGFFAVGVLIAHWPGGAARYARASWGVALTYLVCFAIHIGMVGVEKPMPVRFLDEALRAVAAWSAFRFVLGLTQSFFSAESRRVRALSQASYTIYLLHHLVVMAAGFALLAVTAPPLLEFAAITVVGLFVPLAVHHGLVRHSPTLRFLMNGVPPGDARKRSTPARGGETMARRTG from the coding sequence ATGGGCGGCACACGGGATCACGCGCTGGACGCGGCGCGCAGCCTGCTGATGATCCTCGGCGTGCCCTACCACGCGGCGCTGATCTACACGCCGGGCTACGACTGGGTGATGAACTCCCCCGACGGCATCGCCTGGATCGGGCTGTTCGCCGACTTCATCCACAGCTTCCGCATGCCCGCCTTCTTCCTGATCTCCGGCCTGCTGATCACCCACAGCCTGCGCCGCCACGGGCCGCGGGCGACCCTGACCTCGCGCGCCTCGCGGCTGCTGGTGCCGCTCGTCGCCATGGCGGCGACGCTGAACGTCGCCCAGTTATGGATGGAAAGCCGCGCCATCGACCCGGGCCTGACAGCCGGCGAGTTCGTCACCCAGACCATCCCGGCGGCCTTCTGGAGCGGCGGGCTCGTCTATCACCTGTGGTTCCTAGTCGAGCTGTTCATCAGCGTGCTGGCGCTCTGCCTCACCTACCCGCTGCTGGTCGCCCTGCACCGGCGGCTGGCGGCGCGCGCGCCGGGGCCGGCCCGCTGGCTGGCCGACCCGCCGGACTGGCTGCCGCCGCTCCTGCTCAGCCTCGTCATGATGGGGGTGCTGGGTTTCGACAACATCTCCGACCTTCTGGTGACGCCGCTGGTGCCGACCAACTCCACGGCGGTGAGCATCGTCGTCTCGTCGGGCTTCTTCGCGGTCGGGGTGCTGATCGCCCATTGGCCGGGCGGGGCCGCGCGCTACGCCAGGGCGAGCTGGGGCGTGGCGCTGACCTATCTGGTGTGCTTCGCCATCCACATCGGCATGGTCGGCGTCGAGAAGCCCATGCCGGTCCGCTTCCTCGACGAGGCGCTGCGCGCCGTCGCCGCCTGGTCGGCCTTCCGCTTCGTCCTCGGCCTGACGCAATCCTTCTTCTCGGCGGAGAGCCGCCGGGTGCGGGCGTTGTCGCAGGCCTCCTACACCATCTACCTGCTGCATCATCTGGTGGTCATGGCCGCCGGCTTCGCCCTGCTGGCCGTTACCGCCCCGCCCCTGCTGGAGTTCGCCGCGATCACCGTGGTCGGCCTGTTCGTGCCGCTGGCGGTCCATCACGGGCTGGTCCGCCACTCGCCGACCCTGCGCTTCCTGATGAACGGCGTTCCGCCGGGCGACGCGAGGAAGCGAAGCACCCCGGCGCGCGGCGGCGAGACGATGGCGCGCCGGACCGGCTGA
- a CDS encoding preQ0 transporter, with protein sequence MLWLAAYIGSVLAINYAFSLAPHLDLVWSCWAGLIFILRDMVQVRYGHWSLAAMLAATVLSFLLADPFVATASVTAFAVSELIDWGVFTVTRRPLRDRLWISAALSVPVDTALFFGMLGIWDPTVWAASLASKLAGVSAVWMLMRVRATRPATA encoded by the coding sequence ATGCTCTGGCTCGCCGCCTACATCGGCAGCGTACTCGCCATCAACTACGCCTTCAGCCTGGCGCCGCATCTCGACCTCGTGTGGTCCTGCTGGGCCGGGTTGATCTTCATCCTGCGCGACATGGTCCAGGTCCGCTACGGCCACTGGTCGCTGGCCGCCATGCTGGCCGCCACGGTTCTGTCCTTCCTCCTGGCCGACCCCTTCGTCGCAACGGCCAGCGTCACCGCCTTCGCGGTGTCGGAACTGATCGACTGGGGCGTCTTCACCGTCACCCGCCGCCCGCTGCGCGACCGGCTGTGGATCAGCGCCGCCCTGTCGGTGCCGGTGGATACGGCGCTGTTCTTCGGCATGCTCGGCATCTGGGACCCGACGGTCTGGGCGGCCAGCCTCGCGTCCAAGCTGGCCGGCGTGTCGGCGGTGTGGATGCTGATGCGCGTGCGGGCGACCCGCCCGGCGACGGCGTGA